In one Deltaproteobacteria bacterium genomic region, the following are encoded:
- a CDS encoding anion transporter, with the protein MHQAPIVVLFIVFILISVRNILNIKLEIWQIMLGGAVVVILTGSIKPYEAVSAIDMDVMFFLFGMFVIAQALEKSGYISHISYGLFKRTKNEAQLLLYVLFISGIASAFLMNDTIAIIGTPVVLHLARKHKISSKPLLFALAFGVTTGSMLSPIGNPQNLLIAVKGDFKEPFTVFFEYLFIPTLVSLFTAYLIIRYFYNEDFHERVLNHSQEPIKDHNLKILSKVSLCIVAVLIISKIFISYTIRGMDFRLTYIAILGALPVLMFSKKRLKILRDVDWHTLIFFAAMFVLMKSVWNTGFFQKMISTEDLNITSIGSILIIGIVVSQLISNVPLVALYLPILMHTDPSFKNYIALAAGSTLAGNLMILGAASNVIIIQNAEKNHDNAISFIEFIKLGIPLTFANIVIIYVWLKLLCPF; encoded by the coding sequence ATGCATCAAGCCCCCATCGTAGTCCTTTTCATTGTTTTTATACTCATATCAGTAAGGAATATTCTTAACATAAAGCTTGAGATATGGCAAATAATGCTTGGCGGTGCAGTTGTTGTTATACTCACAGGCTCTATAAAGCCTTATGAGGCAGTCAGTGCAATTGACATGGATGTAATGTTTTTTTTGTTTGGTATGTTTGTTATTGCACAGGCTCTAGAGAAGAGCGGTTATATCAGCCACATCTCTTATGGATTGTTCAAAAGGACAAAGAATGAAGCTCAACTCTTACTCTACGTGTTATTCATCTCAGGTATTGCATCCGCATTTTTGATGAATGATACTATTGCCATAATAGGTACGCCCGTCGTGCTGCATCTGGCAAGAAAACATAAAATATCTTCAAAACCGCTCTTGTTTGCCCTTGCATTTGGAGTGACAACAGGCAGTATGCTTAGCCCTATCGGCAATCCTCAAAATCTGCTTATTGCCGTAAAGGGCGATTTTAAAGAGCCGTTCACCGTATTCTTTGAATACCTCTTCATACCAACACTTGTAAGCCTTTTTACGGCATACCTCATAATAAGATATTTTTATAATGAAGATTTTCACGAAAGGGTATTAAATCATTCTCAAGAGCCCATTAAAGATCACAATTTAAAGATACTCAGCAAGGTTTCATTATGCATAGTTGCCGTGCTTATCATATCAAAGATCTTTATATCTTACACAATAAGAGGTATGGATTTCAGACTTACGTATATTGCAATTTTGGGAGCTTTACCAGTTTTAATGTTCAGCAAAAAACGATTAAAGATACTCAGAGATGTTGACTGGCATACGCTTATTTTTTTTGCAGCCATGTTCGTTTTAATGAAGAGTGTATGGAACACGGGATTTTTTCAAAAAATGATTTCAACCGAAGACTTGAATATAACCTCAATCGGCTCAATCCTCATCATAGGGATTGTTGTGAGCCAGTTGATATCTAATGTTCCGCTCGTTGCCCTGTATTTGCCTATACTTATGCATACAGACCCATCGTTTAAGAATTATATAGCGCTTGCGGCGGGAAGCACACTCGCCGGTAATCTTATGATCCTTGGCGCTGCAAGCAACGTGATTATTATCCAGAATGCAGAAAAGAATCATGATAATGCAATCAGCTTTATTGAATTTATCAAGCTCGGAATACCTTTAACGTTTGCCAATATAGTGATCATTTATGTCTGGCTTAAATTATTGTGTCCTTTTTGA
- a CDS encoding glucose 1-dehydrogenase, translated as MTQFRLDGKVALITGASRGIGEHIARAFVKAGARAVLSSRKQADLDKVSQSINRAGGESYAIAAHAGKMDDIKALVRKAIEHYGTIDILVNNAGTNPVFGPIINVDEKAWDKIFEVNLRGFFFLSAEVMPVMMNRGGGVIINMASVAGIKPDIGLGAYSISKAGVIMLTRVLAKEWAPINIRVNAIAPGIIKTKFAEALYNDPIIAEEALRGLAIKRLGEPDDIAGTAIYLASDSSAYVTGQTIVVDGGGIMR; from the coding sequence ATGACACAATTCAGACTTGATGGTAAGGTGGCGCTTATTACGGGTGCAAGCCGCGGCATTGGAGAACACATTGCGAGAGCGTTTGTAAAAGCCGGCGCAAGGGCAGTGCTCTCAAGCAGAAAACAGGCTGATCTGGATAAAGTATCACAATCCATAAACAGAGCCGGCGGCGAGTCGTATGCAATTGCAGCACACGCCGGGAAGATGGACGATATAAAAGCACTCGTTAGAAAGGCAATAGAACATTATGGGACAATCGATATCCTTGTTAATAATGCGGGTACAAATCCGGTATTTGGTCCTATTATTAATGTAGATGAAAAGGCATGGGACAAAATATTTGAGGTCAATCTGAGAGGATTTTTCTTTCTGAGTGCAGAAGTAATGCCGGTCATGATGAACAGAGGCGGAGGCGTGATCATAAATATGGCATCGGTTGCAGGCATCAAGCCCGATATTGGACTCGGAGCATACAGTATAAGCAAGGCTGGCGTCATTATGCTAACCAGAGTACTCGCAAAGGAATGGGCACCTATCAATATCAGGGTGAACGCCATAGCTCCCGGTATAATCAAAACCAAATTTGCAGAGGCACTTTATAATGACCCGATCATTGCAGAAGAGGCACTGAGAGGACTTGCAATCAAAAGATTGGGCGAACCGGATGATATCGCCGGTACTGCAATATATCTTGCATCGGATTCATCGGCTTATGTTACAGGCCAGACCATTGTGGTTGATGGCGGTGGAATCATGCGATAG
- the tsaD gene encoding tRNA (adenosine(37)-N6)-threonylcarbamoyltransferase complex transferase subunit TsaD, whose amino-acid sequence MIILGIESSCDETGVAVLRDGKIVVDIISSQITVHGRFGGVVPEYASRMQLEAIGHLTEQACREAHIRLQDVDGIAVTIGPGLIGSVLVGLNFAKGIAYAIDKPLIGIDHVQAHLFSPMIEFPDIHFPYVGLVVSGGHTELYTVKDFREVELKGKTVDDAAGEAYDKVSKSLGLGYPGGPVIDNISMQSKIQKKIKFPMALMIKDNYNFSFSGIKTAVIRHIKKIEQPLKQEDTTLIASSFQEAVQNVLVKKTIALAEQTGINSIAVSGGVAANSRLRQLFDEYKKSFNVYIPRTDLCTDNGSMIAFLGYQLYKLGKVSNINIDGYANNTRIPEGT is encoded by the coding sequence ATGATTATACTTGGAATAGAAAGCTCATGCGATGAAACGGGTGTTGCGGTTCTTCGAGACGGAAAGATCGTTGTTGACATCATCTCAAGTCAGATAACAGTACACGGCAGGTTTGGGGGTGTTGTTCCCGAGTACGCCTCAAGAATGCAGCTTGAGGCCATTGGTCATCTAACAGAACAGGCATGCAGGGAAGCACATATAAGATTGCAGGATGTGGATGGTATTGCTGTTACAATAGGACCCGGCTTGATTGGCTCGGTACTTGTAGGACTCAATTTTGCAAAAGGGATTGCATACGCGATCGATAAACCTTTAATAGGCATTGATCATGTTCAAGCTCATCTATTCTCTCCAATGATAGAATTCCCGGACATACATTTCCCATACGTAGGGCTTGTTGTTTCAGGTGGGCATACAGAGCTTTATACCGTAAAAGATTTCCGTGAGGTAGAGCTGAAAGGGAAAACGGTTGATGATGCAGCAGGTGAGGCATATGACAAGGTTTCAAAAAGCCTTGGGCTTGGTTATCCCGGCGGTCCTGTTATAGATAATATCTCAATGCAATCAAAGATACAAAAAAAAATAAAATTCCCGATGGCTCTTATGATAAAAGATAATTATAACTTTTCATTCAGTGGTATAAAAACAGCAGTTATAAGGCATATAAAAAAGATTGAGCAACCTTTAAAGCAAGAAGATACGACACTGATAGCATCAAGTTTTCAGGAGGCAGTGCAGAATGTTCTTGTTAAGAAAACTATAGCTCTTGCGGAGCAAACAGGCATAAATAGTATTGCTGTTTCCGGCGGCGTGGCTGCCAATTCAAGATTAAGGCAGCTATTTGACGAGTACAAAAAATCCTTTAATGTGTACATACCCCGTACAGACTTATGCACGGATAATGGCTCAATGATTGCATTTCTCGGGTATCAATTGTACAAGCTTGGTAAGGTAAGTAATATAAATATAGATGGCTATGCAAATAACACGCGCATTCCTGAAGGAACTTGA
- the rsmA gene encoding 16S rRNA (adenine(1518)-N(6)/adenine(1519)-N(6))-dimethyltransferase RsmA: MAMQITRAFLKELELQPHRSLGQYLLVDEQVVKDIVNALNILRDDEIVEVGSGIGVLTSAIINEFKKFKGGRQNLTAVEIDKRYSEYMKKYFHDENVLKVVNKDMLKFRFNEYFKKPVKVAGNIPYYISSPLLRMLFDNHKLVSVIVIMLQKEVGLRVFADPENKKYNEYYGLLSIMRKLHYDAEIIRTVDRNSFLPVPDVDSIVIRLKVHKPLLECDEEKILLRILKPAFNARRKMLKNALKSTGTQEEIKKWSDAANIDLNDRIENIDLGRLKLFLKAYVGDKGKGSL, from the coding sequence ATGGCTATGCAAATAACACGCGCATTCCTGAAGGAACTTGAGCTTCAGCCCCACAGATCACTCGGGCAATACCTGCTCGTTGACGAGCAGGTGGTCAAAGATATCGTAAATGCATTAAATATATTACGGGATGATGAAATCGTCGAAGTAGGTTCCGGAATCGGTGTGTTAACATCTGCTATAATAAATGAATTTAAAAAGTTTAAAGGAGGCAGACAAAATCTTACAGCAGTTGAAATCGATAAAAGGTATAGTGAATATATGAAAAAATATTTTCATGATGAGAACGTATTAAAGGTCGTTAATAAGGATATGCTTAAATTCAGGTTTAACGAATATTTTAAGAAGCCTGTAAAAGTAGCCGGGAATATACCATATTACATATCAAGCCCTTTATTAAGAATGCTATTTGATAACCATAAACTGGTATCCGTGATAGTCATAATGCTTCAGAAAGAGGTTGGATTAAGGGTTTTCGCAGATCCTGAAAATAAAAAATATAATGAATATTATGGTTTGCTCTCAATTATGCGTAAATTGCATTACGATGCGGAGATAATAAGAACGGTCGATAGAAATTCATTTCTCCCTGTTCCCGATGTTGATTCTATCGTAATAAGGCTTAAAGTGCATAAGCCGTTACTTGAATGTGATGAAGAAAAAATATTGCTCCGCATACTTAAGCCTGCATTCAATGCAAGGAGAAAGATGCTCAAAAATGCTTTAAAATCTACAGGTACGCAGGAAGAAATTAAAAAATGGAGTGATGCTGCTAATATAGATCTTAATGACAGAATAGAAAATATTGATCTCGGAAGGTTAAAGTTATTTTTAAAAGCCTATGTAGGAGACAAGGGTAAAGGATCTTTATAA